One window from the genome of Deinococcus sp. NW-56 encodes:
- a CDS encoding PLP-dependent aminotransferase family protein, which translates to MTPTLPTRPDVDFAPLLSARAGRMSVSAIRELLKLTQRPEIISFAGGLPAPELFPLDAIRAAANTVLDRYGPAAVQYGTTEGHLPLREWIAAQTPGLTPGHVQIVTGSQQGLDLLGKILIDEGDVVLVEAPTYLGALQSFQPYGPRYVELPTDEHGIDVDALEDVLKAHRVKLLYAIPNFQNPTGRTLSLERRRRLVELTGQYGVLVLEDDPYGKLRFRGEALPSLFTLGMEYAGGDPERNHVLYSGSFSKTLVPGLRDAWVQGPHLIIEKLVQAKQGADLHTPIFNQMIITELVQEVLPRQIEIVKQAYGERAQDMVSRLREHFPAGVEFTEPEGGMFLWVTLPEALDTTELFPRALERGVAYVPGRPFFALGGGANTMRLSYSSATPEQIERGIRALAETFRGAMD; encoded by the coding sequence ATGACCCCCACCCTCCCCACGCGGCCCGACGTGGATTTCGCGCCCCTGCTTTCGGCCCGTGCCGGGCGCATGAGCGTCAGCGCCATTCGCGAACTGCTCAAGCTCACGCAGCGCCCCGAGATCATCTCGTTCGCGGGGGGCCTGCCCGCCCCCGAGTTGTTTCCGCTGGACGCGATCCGGGCCGCGGCCAACACGGTCCTCGACCGCTACGGCCCCGCCGCCGTGCAGTACGGAACAACGGAAGGCCACCTCCCCCTGCGCGAGTGGATCGCGGCCCAGACCCCCGGCCTGACACCGGGACACGTGCAGATCGTGACCGGGAGCCAGCAGGGCCTGGACCTGCTCGGCAAGATTCTGATTGACGAGGGGGACGTGGTGCTCGTCGAGGCGCCGACCTACCTGGGCGCCCTGCAATCCTTCCAGCCCTACGGTCCCCGCTACGTGGAGCTGCCCACCGATGAGCACGGGATCGACGTGGACGCGCTGGAAGACGTGCTGAAGGCCCACCGGGTCAAGCTGCTGTACGCGATTCCCAACTTCCAGAACCCCACCGGGCGCACCCTGAGCCTGGAGCGCCGCCGCCGATTGGTCGAGCTGACCGGGCAGTACGGCGTGCTGGTGCTGGAAGACGACCCCTACGGCAAGCTGCGCTTCCGGGGCGAGGCGCTGCCCAGCCTGTTTACCCTCGGCATGGAATACGCGGGCGGCGATCCCGAGCGCAACCACGTCCTGTACTCCGGTTCCTTCTCCAAGACGCTGGTGCCCGGCCTGCGCGACGCCTGGGTGCAGGGGCCGCACCTCATCATTGAGAAGCTGGTGCAGGCCAAGCAGGGCGCCGACCTGCACACGCCGATCTTCAACCAGATGATCATCACCGAGCTGGTGCAGGAGGTGCTGCCGCGCCAGATCGAGATCGTGAAGCAGGCCTACGGCGAGCGGGCGCAGGACATGGTGAGCCGCCTCCGGGAGCACTTCCCGGCGGGCGTGGAGTTCACCGAACCCGAAGGCGGCATGTTCCTGTGGGTCACGCTGCCGGAGGCGCTGGACACCACCGAACTCTTCCCGCGTGCCCTGGAGCGCGGCGTGGCTTACGTGCCGGGCCGCCCCTTCTTCGCGCTGGGCGGCGGGGCCAACACCATGCGCCTGAGCTACTCCAGCGCCACTCCCGAGCAGATCGAGCGCGGCATCCGGGCGCTGGCCGAGACGTTCCGGGGAGCGATGGACTGA
- the fba gene encoding class II fructose-1,6-bisphosphate aldolase → MLVTGSDILVPARAGRYGVPSFNTNNMEITQAIIHTAERLRSPVMVQMSEGAIKYGGQDLANIVIDLAGRATVPVALHLDHGSSYESALRAIKMGFTSVMIDASHHGFEDNVRETRRVVEAAHAMGISVESELGRLGGIEEHIVVDEKDAFLTDPEEAVQFIEQTGTDYLAIAIGTSHGAYKGKGRPYIDHARIEKIASLTTIPLVAHGSSGVPAEIVQRFRDSGGEIGDAAGIADEDLQRATGHGIAKVNVDTDLRLASTVAIREVLQKHPKEFDPRKIFGPARDLMGQIVEHKLRVLGSVGKA, encoded by the coding sequence ATGCTCGTCACCGGTAGCGACATTCTGGTTCCCGCCCGCGCGGGGCGCTACGGCGTTCCCTCGTTCAACACCAACAACATGGAGATTACCCAGGCGATCATCCACACCGCCGAGCGGCTGCGCTCGCCCGTGATGGTCCAGATGTCCGAAGGCGCCATCAAGTACGGCGGCCAGGACCTCGCCAACATCGTCATCGACCTCGCAGGGCGGGCGACCGTCCCCGTCGCGCTGCACCTTGACCACGGCTCGTCCTACGAGTCGGCCCTCAGGGCGATCAAGATGGGCTTCACCTCCGTCATGATCGACGCCTCGCACCACGGGTTCGAGGACAACGTCCGGGAGACCCGCCGCGTCGTGGAGGCCGCGCACGCGATGGGCATCTCGGTCGAGTCCGAACTCGGGCGCCTGGGCGGCATCGAGGAGCACATCGTCGTGGACGAGAAGGACGCCTTCCTCACCGACCCCGAGGAAGCCGTGCAGTTCATCGAGCAGACGGGCACCGATTACCTCGCCATCGCCATCGGCACCTCGCACGGGGCGTACAAGGGCAAGGGCCGTCCCTACATCGACCACGCCCGCATCGAGAAGATCGCCTCGCTGACGACCATCCCGCTCGTCGCGCACGGCTCCTCCGGCGTTCCGGCCGAGATCGTCCAGCGTTTCCGCGACTCGGGCGGCGAGATCGGGGACGCGGCGGGCATCGCCGACGAGGACCTCCAGCGGGCCACGGGGCACGGCATCGCCAAGGTCAACGTGGACACCGACCTGCGCCTCGCGAGCACCGTCGCCATTCGCGAGGTGCTGCAGAAGCACCCCAAGGAGTTCGACCCCCGCAAGATTTTCGGCCCCGCCCGCGACCTGATGGGCCAGATCGTGGAGCACAAGCTGCGGGTGCTGGGGAGCGTGGGCAAGGCCTGA
- the dnaK gene encoding molecular chaperone DnaK, producing the protein MPKAVGIDLGTTNSVIAVMEGGRPEVIVNAEGARTTPSVVAYKGDERLVGQIARRQAALNPQATLFEVKRFIGRRWDEIREEAGRAPFVVKEGPGGSVRIEVNGQDLAPEQVSAEVLRKLVNDASAKLGEKIRDVVITVPAYFDNSQREATKQAGEIAGLNVLRVINEPTAAALAYGLERKGNETVLVFDLGGGTFDVTILELGDGVFEVKSTSGDTHLGGADFDQRLVGWLAGEFQKEHNFDLRKDPQALQRLIEAAEKAKIELSNASETTISLPFITFDPETRTPLHLERSLTRAKFEELTADLLRRVRHPVEQALADAKLNASQIDEVILVGGSTRIPAVKRIVQDIIGKTPNESVNPDEAVALGAAVQAGIIQGDSSLGDIVLVDVTPLTLGVEVKGGMIAPMITRNTTVPAKKTEIYTTAENNQPGVEINVLQGERPMAADNKSLGRFKLEGIPPMPAGRPQIEVTFDIDANGILHVTAKEKTSGKEASIRIENTTTLDKGDVERMVREAEQNAEADRQRREKVEKRNNLDSLRVQALTQLDENAGAAQDAKDRLKAAADEAEDAVRSDDDSRIESAQKRLEDELRTFMTAAQSGGQGQDGAAQGQAQKQDDDVIDADFKPAD; encoded by the coding sequence ATGCCCAAAGCTGTCGGAATCGACCTCGGTACCACCAACTCTGTGATCGCCGTGATGGAAGGCGGGCGCCCCGAAGTCATCGTGAACGCCGAAGGCGCCCGCACCACCCCCTCGGTCGTGGCGTACAAGGGCGACGAGCGCCTCGTCGGGCAGATCGCCCGCCGTCAGGCCGCGCTGAACCCCCAGGCCACCCTGTTCGAGGTCAAGCGCTTTATCGGCCGCCGCTGGGACGAGATCCGCGAGGAAGCGGGCCGCGCTCCCTTCGTGGTCAAGGAAGGCCCCGGCGGGTCGGTGCGTATCGAGGTGAACGGCCAGGACCTCGCCCCCGAGCAGGTCAGCGCGGAAGTCCTGCGCAAGCTTGTCAACGACGCGTCCGCCAAGCTGGGCGAGAAGATCCGCGACGTGGTCATCACCGTGCCCGCGTACTTCGACAACTCGCAGCGTGAAGCGACCAAGCAGGCGGGCGAGATCGCGGGCCTGAACGTGCTGCGCGTGATCAACGAGCCGACCGCCGCCGCGCTCGCCTACGGGCTGGAGCGCAAGGGCAACGAGACGGTGCTCGTGTTCGACCTCGGGGGCGGCACCTTCGACGTGACCATCCTCGAACTCGGCGACGGCGTCTTCGAGGTGAAATCCACCTCCGGCGACACGCACCTCGGCGGCGCGGACTTCGACCAGCGCCTCGTGGGCTGGCTGGCGGGCGAGTTCCAGAAAGAGCACAACTTCGACCTGCGCAAGGACCCCCAGGCCCTCCAGCGCCTGATCGAGGCCGCCGAAAAGGCCAAGATTGAGCTGAGCAACGCCTCCGAGACCACCATCAGCCTCCCCTTCATCACCTTCGACCCCGAGACGCGCACCCCGCTGCACCTGGAGCGCAGCCTGACGCGGGCCAAGTTCGAGGAGCTGACTGCCGACCTGCTGCGCCGCGTGCGGCACCCGGTCGAGCAGGCCCTCGCGGACGCCAAGCTGAACGCCTCGCAGATCGACGAAGTGATTCTGGTCGGTGGTTCGACGCGTATCCCCGCTGTCAAGCGCATCGTGCAGGACATCATCGGCAAGACGCCCAACGAGTCGGTCAACCCCGACGAGGCCGTGGCGCTGGGCGCGGCGGTGCAGGCGGGCATCATCCAGGGCGACTCCAGCCTCGGTGACATCGTGCTGGTGGACGTGACCCCGCTGACCCTAGGCGTGGAGGTCAAGGGCGGCATGATCGCCCCGATGATCACCCGCAACACCACGGTCCCGGCCAAGAAGACCGAGATCTACACCACCGCCGAGAACAACCAGCCCGGCGTGGAGATCAACGTGCTGCAGGGCGAGCGCCCGATGGCCGCCGACAACAAGAGCCTCGGCCGCTTCAAGCTCGAAGGCATTCCGCCCATGCCCGCTGGCCGCCCGCAGATCGAGGTGACCTTCGACATCGACGCGAACGGCATCTTGCACGTGACCGCCAAGGAGAAGACCAGCGGCAAGGAAGCGTCCATCCGTATCGAGAACACCACCACCCTCGACAAGGGCGACGTGGAGCGCATGGTGCGCGAGGCCGAGCAGAACGCCGAGGCCGACCGCCAGCGCCGCGAGAAGGTCGAGAAGCGCAACAACCTCGACTCGCTGCGGGTGCAGGCCCTGACGCAACTCGACGAGAACGCCGGGGCCGCCCAGGATGCCAAGGACCGCCTGAAGGCCGCCGCCGACGAGGCCGAGGACGCCGTGCGCTCGGACGACGACAGCCGCATCGAGAGCGCCCAGAAGCGGCTCGAAGATGAACTCCGCACCTTTATGACCGCCGCGCAGTCGGGCGGACAGGGTCAGGACGGCGCCGCCCAGGGCCAGGCCCAGAAGCAGGACGACGACGTGATCGACGCGGACTTCAAGCCCGCCGACTGA
- a CDS encoding CBS domain-containing protein: protein MPTLREIMTPNPVTVDPQATLKEVATLMLEQDIGAVLVMDGDRPSGIITDRDIVIRAVAYGHDYGTAVTDYTTGSVFTMEADADVQEAAREMADRQLRRLPVTDGGKIVGMVSLGDLAVRAGGSADETALQGVSQPSVDPQ, encoded by the coding sequence ATGCCGACCCTTCGAGAGATCATGACCCCCAACCCCGTGACCGTGGACCCCCAGGCCACCCTCAAGGAAGTCGCCACCCTGATGCTCGAACAGGACATCGGGGCCGTGCTGGTGATGGACGGGGACCGCCCCAGCGGCATCATCACCGACCGCGACATCGTGATTCGGGCCGTCGCCTACGGCCATGATTACGGCACCGCCGTGACCGACTACACTACCGGCAGCGTCTTCACGATGGAAGCCGATGCTGACGTTCAGGAGGCCGCCCGCGAGATGGCCGACCGCCAGCTTCGCCGCCTGCCCGTCACGGACGGGGGCAAGATCGTGGGGATGGTCAGCCTGGGGGACCTCGCCGTCCGTGCGGGCGGGAGTGCCGACGAGACCGCCCTGCAAGGGGTCAGCCAGCCCAGCGTCGATCCCCAGTAA
- a CDS encoding nucleotide exchange factor GrpE produces MTQDDQNTENQKKTVDADTGTEIDTDLPTAETDNLKEDLDAAGFPGMDEGMFAQVQEMMGKLERADELEKENAELKNRLGRLAADFESYRRRTQEDVDAAQGQGVAKAAEALMPVYDDLDRALSMGTGDPAKLIPGMQAVQNKVLLVFSGLGLEVTGREGEVFDPRWHEAIQVVPADEDDVIVQVYQLGFRMGDRSVRPARVVVGKKQ; encoded by the coding sequence ATGACCCAGGACGACCAGAACACAGAGAACCAGAAGAAGACCGTGGACGCCGACACCGGCACCGAAATCGACACGGACCTCCCGACCGCCGAGACGGACAACCTCAAAGAGGACCTTGACGCGGCGGGCTTCCCCGGCATGGACGAGGGGATGTTCGCCCAGGTGCAGGAGATGATGGGCAAGCTCGAACGGGCCGACGAGCTGGAGAAGGAAAACGCCGAGCTGAAGAATCGGCTGGGGCGCCTCGCCGCCGACTTCGAGAGCTACCGCCGCCGCACCCAGGAGGACGTGGACGCCGCCCAGGGGCAGGGGGTGGCGAAGGCCGCCGAGGCCCTGATGCCCGTCTACGACGACCTCGACCGGGCGCTGAGCATGGGCACGGGCGACCCCGCCAAGCTGATTCCCGGCATGCAGGCCGTGCAGAACAAGGTGCTGCTGGTCTTCAGCGGGCTGGGCCTGGAAGTCACCGGGCGCGAGGGCGAGGTCTTCGACCCCCGCTGGCACGAGGCGATTCAAGTCGTGCCCGCCGACGAGGACGACGTGATCGTGCAGGTCTACCAGCTCGGGTTCCGCATGGGCGACCGCTCGGTGCGGCCCGCGCGGGTGGTGGTGGGCAAGAAGCAGTGA
- a CDS encoding S8 family serine peptidase yields MTKTKATLLLGAALTLGSASLAEAGTLSPTLLQRAQRGDQTPTGVIVRFKFSNTDRGRALFKSSRQQLQARLAQLGAAAGFINQAVNSGRVTQLWLDQSIFLPLTPVQARALAALPFVDAVFENFKVQIPRAVALSQSSAPTGTPWHLQSIGAPQAWASGFRGQNIRVGHLDSGIDPNHPEYAGRIAAFAEFNAEGDRIGNTPRDTTNHGTHTAGLIAGKTVGVAPEARLISALVLPNNEGTFAQVIAGMQYVLDPDNNADTNDGAQVVNMSLGIPGTYDEFIVPVQNMLKAGVAPVFAIGNFGPTSASTGSPGNLPDAIGVGAVDQNGQVASFSSRGPVAWQGQINGVFVKPDIAAPGVAITSSFPNGQYGALSGSSQASPIAAGAVALMLSAKPGTGVDAIKNALYTSASNAGSKNNNVGYGLISVPGSLGKLGVTAGQPTPAPAPAPTPTPAPTPAPTPAPTPAPAPTPAPTPAPTPAPAPTPAPTPAPANPTGPAGFELCAVEGSFCDFKGQREAAFGTAGRYLTGIGTDGFNCTVAEWGSDPAPGVRKGCFIKPVAAQPAPAPAPAPTPAPTPTPPASGTKPRVLLVDDDMGQGADVTAALRDAIRANAAAGGAFVWNTQTQGAVPLSEMQRVDVVIWATGEQYQNTLTAQDQNTLRQYLAGGGRLLVTGQDIGYDIGGSAFYTGTLKTRFVADSSGTPKLVTRGAFGNTAFTLNAAGSAGNQYYPDVIADLSGSQVVASWGSANATAGTITAQSIRVDPNTARAGQKVQDPRGLVERLATNIIGGILGSIFGTPAQPQAQAQTPAPRVSAQNAGENAGAIVANDAGAYRTVNMGFGLEGLTPQSRALLMKTSFDWLMR; encoded by the coding sequence ATGACCAAGACCAAGGCCACCTTGCTGCTCGGCGCGGCCCTGACGCTGGGCAGCGCCAGCCTCGCCGAGGCGGGAACGCTCTCGCCCACGCTGCTTCAGCGGGCGCAGCGCGGCGACCAGACGCCCACGGGCGTGATCGTCCGCTTCAAGTTCAGCAACACCGACCGGGGCCGGGCACTGTTCAAGAGTTCGCGTCAGCAGCTGCAGGCGCGGCTCGCGCAGCTTGGCGCCGCCGCCGGGTTTATCAACCAGGCCGTGAACTCGGGCCGGGTCACCCAGCTCTGGCTCGACCAGAGCATCTTCCTGCCGCTGACCCCGGTGCAGGCGCGGGCGCTCGCGGCGCTGCCCTTCGTGGACGCCGTCTTCGAGAACTTCAAGGTGCAGATTCCCCGTGCGGTGGCCCTCAGCCAGTCCTCGGCACCCACCGGCACCCCGTGGCACCTCCAGAGCATCGGGGCGCCCCAGGCGTGGGCTTCGGGCTTCCGGGGCCAGAACATCCGGGTGGGGCACCTGGACAGCGGCATCGACCCCAACCACCCCGAGTACGCGGGCCGCATCGCCGCCTTCGCCGAGTTCAACGCGGAGGGCGACCGCATCGGCAACACTCCGCGCGATACCACCAACCACGGCACCCACACCGCCGGATTGATTGCGGGCAAGACGGTGGGCGTGGCACCTGAGGCCCGGCTGATCAGTGCGCTGGTGCTCCCCAACAACGAGGGCACCTTCGCGCAGGTCATCGCGGGGATGCAGTACGTCCTCGACCCCGACAACAATGCCGACACCAACGACGGCGCCCAGGTCGTGAACATGAGCCTGGGGATTCCCGGCACCTACGACGAGTTCATCGTGCCGGTGCAGAACATGCTCAAGGCGGGCGTGGCCCCGGTGTTCGCGATCGGGAACTTCGGCCCGACCTCGGCCAGCACGGGCAGCCCCGGCAACCTCCCCGACGCCATCGGGGTGGGCGCGGTGGACCAGAACGGGCAGGTCGCGTCCTTCAGCAGCCGGGGTCCGGTCGCGTGGCAGGGGCAGATCAACGGCGTCTTCGTGAAGCCCGACATCGCCGCTCCCGGCGTGGCGATCACGAGTTCTTTCCCGAACGGCCAGTACGGGGCCTTGAGCGGCAGCTCTCAGGCCAGCCCCATCGCGGCGGGCGCGGTCGCCCTGATGCTCTCGGCCAAGCCGGGCACGGGTGTGGACGCGATCAAGAATGCGCTGTATACCTCCGCCAGCAACGCGGGGAGCAAGAACAACAACGTCGGCTACGGGTTGATCAGCGTGCCCGGATCGCTGGGCAAGCTCGGCGTGACGGCGGGCCAGCCCACTCCGGCTCCCGCCCCAGCGCCGACGCCCACTCCAGCCCCGACCCCTGCACCCACCCCGGCGCCGACTCCTGCACCCGCCCCCACGCCCGCTCCGACTCCGGCGCCCACGCCCGCACCTGCGCCCACCCCGGCCCCGACTCCCGCTCCGGCCAACCCCACGGGTCCGGCGGGCTTCGAGCTGTGCGCCGTGGAAGGCAGCTTCTGCGACTTCAAGGGCCAACGCGAGGCGGCCTTCGGCACCGCCGGGCGCTACCTGACAGGTATCGGCACCGACGGCTTCAACTGCACGGTGGCCGAGTGGGGCAGTGACCCCGCTCCCGGCGTGCGCAAGGGCTGCTTCATCAAGCCGGTGGCGGCCCAGCCCGCTCCTGCGCCTGCCCCCGCGCCGACTCCGGCTCCCACGCCCACGCCGCCCGCCAGTGGCACCAAGCCACGCGTGCTGCTGGTCGACGACGACATGGGCCAGGGTGCCGACGTGACGGCCGCGCTGCGCGACGCGATCCGGGCCAACGCGGCTGCGGGCGGCGCCTTTGTGTGGAACACCCAGACCCAGGGCGCGGTGCCCCTCTCCGAGATGCAGCGGGTGGACGTCGTAATCTGGGCGACGGGCGAGCAGTACCAGAACACCCTCACCGCGCAGGACCAGAACACCCTGCGCCAATACCTCGCGGGTGGGGGCCGCCTGCTCGTGACCGGGCAGGACATCGGCTATGACATCGGCGGCAGCGCCTTTTACACGGGGACCCTCAAGACCCGCTTCGTGGCGGACAGCTCGGGCACCCCGAAGCTGGTGACGCGCGGCGCGTTCGGCAACACCGCCTTTACCCTCAACGCGGCGGGCAGCGCGGGCAACCAGTACTACCCCGACGTGATCGCAGACCTCAGCGGCTCGCAGGTCGTCGCCTCCTGGGGCAGCGCGAACGCCACGGCGGGCACCATCACCGCCCAGAGCATCCGGGTGGACCCCAACACGGCCCGCGCCGGGCAGAAGGTGCAGGACCCGCGTGGTCTGGTCGAGCGCCTCGCCACGAACATCATCGGCGGCATTCTGGGGAGCATCTTCGGAACCCCGGCCCAACCGCAGGCCCAGGCCCAGACCCCCGCGCCGCGCGTGTCGGCCCAGAACGCGGGTGAGAACGCCGGGGCCATCGTTGCCAACGATGCGGGCGCCTACCGCACCGTCAACATGGGCTTTGGGCTGGAGGGCCTGACCCCCCAGAGCCGCGCCCTGCTGATGAAGACGAGCTTCGACTGGCTGATGCGCTGA
- a CDS encoding DnaJ C-terminal domain-containing protein — protein sequence MAYKDYYNVLGVTRGASDADIKSAYRKLAKQYHPDKNQGDEKAADRFKEIGEAYAVLSDPEKRKLYDQFGHTGQVPPGYGDAGNFQGGDFAGFDPSQFSDFFQGLFGMGGRRGGGFQGGAGGFPGGGQVNLDDLLGGIGGTQGRRFVQNVEGELQVTLQEAFAGSDEVINVDGKRLALRVPAGTRDGSRLRLAGQAPGGGDVLLTIRVLEDARFDLEGDDLITTVDVPTPVAALGGAVTVPTLGGNVTLTVPSGSSGGRRMRLRGQGWPRRDGTRGDLYARLNLTVPRDLTDEERELYRKLRDLRS from the coding sequence ATGGCATACAAGGATTACTACAACGTCCTCGGCGTCACGCGCGGCGCCTCAGACGCGGACATCAAAAGCGCGTACCGCAAGCTCGCCAAGCAGTACCACCCCGACAAGAACCAGGGGGACGAGAAGGCCGCCGACCGCTTCAAGGAGATCGGGGAAGCCTACGCGGTCCTCTCTGATCCGGAAAAGCGCAAGCTCTACGACCAGTTCGGCCACACCGGGCAGGTGCCGCCGGGCTACGGCGACGCCGGAAACTTCCAGGGCGGCGACTTCGCGGGCTTCGACCCCTCGCAGTTCAGCGACTTCTTCCAGGGCCTCTTCGGCATGGGAGGACGGCGGGGCGGCGGCTTTCAGGGGGGCGCGGGAGGCTTTCCGGGCGGCGGACAGGTCAACCTCGACGACCTGCTCGGCGGCATCGGCGGCACCCAGGGGCGGAGATTCGTGCAGAACGTGGAGGGCGAGTTGCAGGTCACCCTGCAGGAAGCCTTCGCTGGGTCCGACGAGGTCATCAACGTGGACGGCAAACGCCTCGCCCTGCGGGTGCCCGCCGGAACGCGCGATGGCTCCCGGCTGCGGCTGGCCGGTCAGGCGCCGGGAGGCGGCGACGTGCTGCTCACCATCCGGGTGCTGGAAGACGCCCGCTTCGACCTGGAGGGCGACGACCTGATCACCACGGTGGACGTCCCCACGCCCGTCGCGGCGCTGGGGGGGGCGGTGACCGTGCCCACCCTGGGCGGCAACGTGACCCTTACCGTCCCGTCCGGCAGCAGCGGAGGCCGCCGCATGCGCCTGCGCGGGCAGGGCTGGCCGAGGCGGGACGGGACGCGGGGCGACCTCTACGCCCGGCTGAACCTGACCGTGCCCCGCGACCTCACCGACGAGGAACGGGAGCTGTACCGCAAGCTGCGCGACCTGCGGTCGTGA
- the ftsH gene encoding ATP-dependent zinc metalloprotease FtsH encodes MKRGAWGWALAAAVGALLLLIIVLSPRSRPDELGLDDLAAALRAGEVQTLTVQIQNNTALLTGRLDDGESFQTRTLAADPLIALPRLEAAGVEVTYAAPPRLSVITLVSGLLTGLLIVALLVLLFRRPGGGDNAAGNFGKSKAAVISEGQIKLTFADVAGCDEAKSDLQEVVDFLRHPERYHQLGARIPHGVLLVGPPGSGKTLLAKAVAGEARVPYFSISGSDFVEMFVGVGAARVRDLFEQARKSAPCIVFIDEIDAVGRKRGVNLQGGNDEREQTLNQLLVEMDGFASGQEVIILAATNRPDVLDAALLRPGRFDRQVVVDAPDVRGREMILRIHARKKPLDPSVDLGVIARRTAGMVGADLENLLNEAALGAARAGRSKIVMRDVEEARDRVLMGPERRSLVVREADRRVTAYHEVGHALAAQLLPHADKAHKLTIVPRGRSLGSALYTPEDRMHHTRAALLDRLCVALAGHAAEEVATGEVTTGAASDFQQATGLARRMVTEWGMSEVGQLALAQESGGFLGYGPQQGVYSDHTAERIDAEVARILNGQYERAVGLLREHLHVLHRLTDELIVRESLSGEELVTILQGGSLSTPAFPEDDGEAPAASPGLTPNPA; translated from the coding sequence GTGAAACGCGGCGCCTGGGGCTGGGCACTGGCGGCGGCGGTGGGGGCGCTGCTGCTCCTGATTATCGTGCTGAGTCCCCGCAGCCGCCCGGACGAACTCGGGCTGGACGACCTTGCGGCGGCGCTGCGGGCCGGCGAGGTCCAGACGCTCACCGTGCAGATTCAGAACAACACCGCCCTGCTGACGGGTCGGCTGGACGATGGGGAGTCGTTCCAGACCCGCACCCTGGCCGCCGATCCCCTGATCGCGCTGCCCCGGCTGGAGGCGGCGGGCGTGGAAGTCACCTATGCCGCGCCGCCCCGCCTGAGCGTGATCACGCTGGTGAGCGGCCTGCTGACGGGTCTGCTGATCGTGGCGCTGCTCGTCCTGCTTTTCCGCCGACCCGGAGGCGGGGACAACGCGGCGGGGAACTTCGGGAAGTCGAAGGCAGCGGTGATCAGTGAGGGGCAGATCAAGCTCACCTTCGCCGATGTCGCGGGCTGTGACGAGGCCAAGAGTGACCTGCAGGAAGTCGTCGACTTCCTGCGCCACCCCGAGCGCTACCACCAGCTCGGTGCCCGCATCCCCCACGGGGTGTTGCTGGTCGGTCCTCCCGGCTCCGGCAAGACCCTGCTCGCCAAGGCGGTCGCGGGCGAAGCCCGCGTCCCCTACTTCTCCATCTCCGGCTCCGACTTCGTCGAGATGTTCGTTGGCGTCGGCGCCGCCCGCGTCCGTGACCTCTTCGAACAGGCCCGCAAGTCCGCCCCCTGCATCGTCTTCATCGATGAGATCGATGCCGTGGGTCGCAAGCGTGGGGTCAACCTCCAGGGCGGCAACGACGAGCGGGAACAGACGTTGAATCAACTGCTCGTGGAGATGGACGGCTTCGCCTCGGGGCAGGAGGTCATCATCCTCGCCGCCACCAACCGCCCGGATGTGCTGGACGCGGCGCTGCTGCGTCCAGGACGGTTTGACCGTCAGGTGGTCGTGGACGCCCCCGACGTGCGGGGGCGGGAGATGATTCTGCGCATCCATGCCCGCAAGAAGCCGCTGGACCCCAGTGTGGATCTCGGCGTGATTGCCAGAAGGACGGCGGGGATGGTGGGCGCAGATCTGGAGAACTTGCTGAACGAAGCGGCACTAGGGGCGGCACGGGCGGGCCGGTCGAAGATCGTGATGCGGGACGTGGAGGAGGCCAGGGACCGGGTGCTGATGGGACCGGAACGAAGAAGCCTGGTGGTGCGGGAAGCCGACCGTCGGGTCACCGCCTACCACGAGGTCGGTCATGCCCTTGCCGCTCAGCTCCTGCCCCACGCGGACAAGGCCCACAAGCTGACCATCGTCCCGCGTGGGCGGTCGCTGGGGTCGGCGCTCTACACGCCGGAGGACCGGATGCACCACACCCGCGCCGCGCTGCTCGACCGCCTCTGCGTGGCGCTCGCCGGGCACGCCGCCGAGGAGGTCGCCACCGGGGAGGTCACCACGGGTGCGGCGAGTGACTTTCAGCAGGCCACCGGCCTCGCCCGCCGCATGGTCACCGAATGGGGCATGTCGGAAGTCGGGCAGCTCGCGCTGGCGCAGGAGAGCGGCGGCTTCCTGGGCTACGGCCCGCAACAGGGCGTCTACAGCGACCACACCGCCGAGCGCATCGACGCGGAGGTGGCCCGTATCCTGAACGGCCAGTACGAGCGGGCCGTGGGGCTGCTGCGCGAGCACCTGCATGTGCTGCACCGCCTGACCGACGAACTGATCGTGCGCGAGTCGCTGAGCGGGGAAGAACTCGTCACCATCCTGCAGGGCGGGTCGCTCTCGACCCCGGCCTTCCCGGAGGATGACGGTGAAGCGCCCGCCGCCTCGCCCGGTCTGACCCCCAATCCGGCCTGA